A stretch of the Vibrio gazogenes genome encodes the following:
- a CDS encoding GNAT family N-acetyltransferase, protein MQDKRVKDVYNSYFHFNNERTLSTDLASELFSAEVEGCSVFVDKTRKYDNQIIIHGMCSAENLENHLRLYKHGFSPEISIEPQAMTNELKAWLSSHEFVPAYEHEFLELRAANYVALADASEQVQVERWSNDHVDAFLALLKTSGLKCSDEIWEKKRSLYCTDTFRCYVATINGKPCAWATSFIEDEYVILANAYTQENYRSKGCQTALLKARIEDAISLGIKVILTDVMPDSTSSKNCKSVGFSRVGIRSVWCKE, encoded by the coding sequence ATGCAAGATAAAAGAGTCAAAGACGTATATAACTCTTACTTTCACTTTAATAATGAGAGAACGCTGTCAACCGATTTAGCAAGTGAACTTTTTTCGGCTGAAGTAGAAGGGTGCTCAGTTTTTGTGGACAAAACGCGCAAGTATGATAATCAGATAATTATTCATGGTATGTGTAGCGCAGAAAACTTAGAGAACCATCTGAGGTTATATAAACATGGTTTTTCACCTGAGATTTCGATCGAACCACAGGCCATGACAAATGAGCTGAAAGCATGGTTATCAAGTCATGAGTTTGTGCCAGCTTATGAGCATGAGTTTCTCGAATTAAGGGCGGCAAACTATGTAGCACTTGCTGACGCATCAGAACAAGTACAAGTTGAGCGATGGTCAAATGATCATGTCGATGCGTTTTTAGCTTTACTCAAAACGTCAGGTTTAAAGTGTTCGGACGAAATCTGGGAGAAGAAGCGTTCGCTTTATTGCACCGATACTTTTCGTTGCTATGTTGCAACAATAAATGGTAAGCCGTGTGCTTGGGCGACGAGTTTCATCGAGGATGAATACGTAATATTAGCGAATGCATACACACAGGAGAACTATCGTTCGAAGGGGTGTCAAACGGCCTTACTGAAAGCTCGAATCGAAGATGCAATCTCTTTGGGTATCAAGGTAATTTTAACTGATGTCATGCCAGACAGTACGAGTAGTAAGAATTGTAAATCAGTCGGTTTTAGTCGTGTTGGGATACGAAGTGTGTGGTGCAAAGAATAG
- a CDS encoding FecCD family ABC transporter permease, with translation MDKQITVRRHWLSFSVSISDLTVLFISVLFTLLVMWCSLAIGTLHVDVSATLLNRFTPDATSPFVVEMLRLPRMLMAALVGAALGCSGLVLQSMIRNPLASPDIIGITSGASAAAVCFLFFFKAILSIEWLPVFAIGGAFITSLSIYLMSWHKGVTPMRLILVGIGVSAFMGAIVTFLIAVSSESTSLTAYIWLTGSVYGASWDDVKALAVWVLVSLILSLFFARKINVQELGDQTAVGLGIQLQSTRVCLLFLSVVMAAPAIAYAGAVSFVGLIAPHIARRFVTRSFALLMPMTACTGACLVMLADLCGRTLFQPLDIPAGVFVSAIGAPFFIYLLYRQRF, from the coding sequence ATGGATAAACAAATAACAGTACGCCGTCATTGGCTATCTTTTTCGGTATCCATATCAGATCTGACCGTTCTGTTCATCTCTGTATTATTCACTTTATTGGTGATGTGGTGCTCGTTGGCGATAGGTACACTGCACGTTGATGTGAGCGCGACCTTATTGAACCGATTTACCCCTGATGCAACCTCTCCATTTGTGGTCGAAATGTTGCGCTTACCTCGTATGTTAATGGCTGCGCTGGTTGGGGCTGCGTTAGGGTGTTCAGGACTTGTGCTTCAATCTATGATCCGCAACCCACTGGCCTCTCCGGATATCATCGGGATTACCAGTGGCGCATCTGCCGCCGCAGTATGCTTTCTCTTTTTTTTCAAAGCGATACTGAGTATCGAGTGGTTACCTGTTTTTGCAATTGGTGGTGCATTCATCACCAGCTTATCGATATATCTCATGTCCTGGCATAAAGGTGTGACGCCGATGCGATTGATTTTAGTTGGCATTGGGGTATCGGCTTTCATGGGCGCGATTGTAACTTTTCTCATTGCGGTCAGCTCAGAATCAACAAGCCTCACCGCCTATATCTGGCTGACAGGCAGTGTCTATGGGGCCAGTTGGGATGATGTGAAAGCACTCGCGGTATGGGTTCTCGTCAGCCTGATTCTTTCTCTGTTCTTTGCCCGCAAAATCAACGTACAAGAACTGGGAGACCAAACCGCTGTCGGTCTGGGGATTCAACTACAGTCCACCAGAGTCTGTTTGTTATTTCTAAGCGTCGTCATGGCAGCACCGGCCATCGCCTATGCAGGGGCGGTAAGCTTTGTGGGGTTAATTGCGCCTCATATTGCCCGCCGTTTTGTCACACGAAGTTTTGCCTTATTAATGCCAATGACAGCCTGCACCGGTGCCTGTTTGGTGATGCTGGCTGATTTATGTGGCCGAACTTTATTTCAACCGTTAGATATACCGGCAGGTGTATTTGTGTCGGCTATCGGTGCGCCATTCTTCATTTATTTGCTGTACCGTCAGCGCTTTTAA
- a CDS encoding ABC transporter ATP-binding protein: MINSLNLTIQPHQITALVGGNGCGKSTLLKSLARLLKPQAGEIFLYDKNLNQQSGKAVARRLAILPQGPVAPEGLSVEQLVRQGRYPHQNWLNSWGEKDERLVQKALLDTNMLALAKQSVESLSGGQRQRAWIAMALAQDTDVLLLDEPTTYLDLTHQIEILDLLFELNQKQHCTILMVLHDLNLACRYAHQMIAVKDGTVFRQGAPEDILDVDMVESVFGMKCHITRDPLFGTPMCIPYGKGRSLSDDNKNNA, from the coding sequence ATCATCAACTCGCTTAATTTAACGATCCAACCCCATCAGATCACGGCTCTGGTCGGAGGTAATGGTTGTGGTAAATCGACTTTACTCAAATCACTGGCTCGCCTACTCAAACCACAGGCGGGCGAGATATTTCTCTATGACAAGAATCTCAATCAGCAGTCCGGTAAGGCCGTGGCCCGACGGTTAGCGATTCTGCCCCAAGGCCCTGTTGCGCCTGAAGGACTATCCGTTGAGCAATTGGTCAGGCAAGGCCGCTACCCGCATCAAAATTGGTTAAATAGCTGGGGTGAAAAAGATGAACGTTTGGTTCAAAAAGCCTTGCTAGATACCAACATGCTAGCATTAGCCAAACAAAGCGTTGAGTCTCTGTCTGGCGGTCAGCGACAGCGAGCATGGATAGCCATGGCTTTGGCGCAAGATACGGATGTCCTGTTACTTGATGAACCGACGACTTATCTGGATCTCACCCATCAAATAGAAATTTTAGATCTGTTGTTTGAATTGAACCAAAAGCAGCATTGCACCATTTTGATGGTTCTTCACGATCTCAACTTGGCTTGCCGTTATGCGCACCAAATGATTGCTGTCAAAGATGGCACCGTTTTTCGGCAGGGCGCTCCCGAAGATATTCTCGATGTTGATATGGTTGAAAGCGTATTTGGTATGAAATGCCACATCACCCGGGATCCTCTGTTTGGTACCCCGATGTGTATCCCATATGGTAAAGGACGTTCTCTTTCTGATGACAACAAAAACAATGCATAA
- a CDS encoding IucA/IucC family C-terminal-domain containing protein, whose translation MTTKTMHNEKHPLLGNEWEKLEELGLRDSRCAALLSVDTLTLLDDETCLEVLRQIQPEIGAPDLKVTASLVIKRIAFLTLAPMLYAMSCYNKGLDVSIENCIFEYPLENRLWRSKMPLKNIQVTVPLQTRDHWRQTLLTQAFQGNLSLLVTQLNKLTRVPSAVLWENVAVRIFSIYERWILSDLSQPQQLMIAQSDLAYLLDKNTTEIYNTPANPIARYHTEPSMSENPSKAVRVRRTCCYYYKATEPMIFCRNCPLLRKRKP comes from the coding sequence ATGACAACAAAAACAATGCATAACGAAAAGCATCCCCTACTCGGTAATGAATGGGAAAAATTAGAAGAACTCGGGTTGAGGGACAGTCGCTGTGCGGCTTTGCTATCCGTTGATACGCTCACGCTACTGGACGATGAAACCTGTCTGGAAGTGCTCAGGCAAATACAGCCTGAAATTGGTGCCCCTGACTTGAAAGTGACGGCTTCTCTGGTCATCAAACGCATTGCTTTTCTAACCTTAGCGCCAATGCTTTATGCGATGTCCTGTTACAACAAGGGCTTAGATGTATCGATTGAGAATTGTATTTTTGAATATCCATTGGAAAACCGGCTGTGGCGCTCCAAAATGCCGCTTAAAAATATCCAGGTTACCGTACCGTTACAAACGAGAGACCATTGGCGTCAAACCTTATTGACGCAGGCTTTTCAAGGCAATTTATCTTTATTAGTGACCCAACTGAACAAGTTAACCCGGGTGCCATCGGCTGTGTTGTGGGAAAATGTCGCGGTACGTATTTTCAGCATTTACGAAAGATGGATCCTGAGCGATCTTTCCCAGCCACAACAATTGATGATCGCACAATCGGACTTGGCCTACTTACTCGATAAAAACACGACGGAAATCTATAACACACCAGCCAACCCTATCGCTCGCTATCACACTGAGCCATCCATGTCTGAGAATCCATCGAAGGCTGTCAGGGTTCGGCGTACCTGCTGTTACTACTATAAGGCAACCGAGCCGATGATATTCTGTCGTAATTGCCCGTTACTGCGTAAAAGAAAACCGTAA
- a CDS encoding RidA family protein, with protein sequence MSQREAIFPAASERHALYQEHGYSAAIKSGDLLFVSGQVGSRLDGSPEPDFKKQVELAFENLTHVLKAAGCTFDDIIDVTTFHTDPENQFETIMAVKQAVFKTTPHPNWTALGVNWLAGFDFEIKVIARIP encoded by the coding sequence ATGTCACAACGTGAAGCTATTTTCCCAGCAGCATCAGAACGCCATGCTCTTTATCAAGAGCATGGCTATTCAGCCGCAATCAAATCTGGTGATCTTTTATTTGTATCAGGTCAAGTCGGAAGCCGGTTAGATGGCAGTCCGGAGCCAGACTTTAAAAAGCAGGTGGAATTGGCGTTTGAAAATTTAACTCATGTTTTGAAAGCAGCAGGCTGTACTTTCGATGACATCATTGATGTGACAACCTTTCATACGGACCCTGAAAATCAGTTTGAAACCATCATGGCAGTCAAGCAAGCTGTATTTAAAACTACGCCTCATCCAAACTGGACTGCTTTGGGTGTCAATTGGCTTGCCGGCTTTGATTTTGAAATCAAAGTTATCGCTCGTATTCCATAG
- a CDS encoding TonB-dependent receptor, with protein sequence MKISNKKFLLPITVSTLIPIYAVAQAPQTETMVVMSSRTDLTPENSAQVVSIITQEKIEQQLALTSDSSQVLSNLLPAYSPNTQKLNNSSQTFRGRSVLYMIDGVPQSNPLREGSRSAHTIDLSMVERIEVIHGATAIHGLGATGAIINFITKSNNTSEPLKQHFGLQLTTPTNDADTDSLAYRATYNAKGSKDNWDYLVGVTGDVQGIFEDANGNDVGSATVRGDLMDSRSYDGFVKLGYWFSDSENLQFAVNQYQVKGQMNYTGVPGDRDNGIATSSVKGRPVGKAALNDVQTYSLVYTDTDFSGMSLKAQTFYQRFVGRYGATTSSSFQDPSTPEKIYDQSQNESDKIGAKFSLSKQGLLNQTLNITGGLDLLKDTTSQNLILTGRTYVPETTYYNYAPFLQLEYQPIERLVLQAGVRYENAKLDIPTYQTVAARNGVTVDGGSPSFDKTVYNAGAVFKLTPSVSAFANYSQGFGMPDVGRVLRGVKKTGQDVDDLIDLSPIITDNYEGGFRINKDSLDFEISYYESISKLGSRIVNNGGLYTIKRERKEIKGAEASVGYQFNQQHRFVTGYSYIEGKSDTDGDNQVDTKLTGADIPPNRLRIAWTAQWTPDLFTMLQANHNFDRTFDDEALNFNGYTLVDASMEYTLPVGKLRVSVANLLNEDYFTYYSQSAYQDDDFYFKGRGRTLTIGYGLNF encoded by the coding sequence ATGAAAATATCGAACAAGAAGTTTTTACTCCCCATTACGGTTTCAACTTTAATCCCCATTTATGCAGTGGCTCAAGCCCCACAAACAGAAACAATGGTTGTTATGTCGAGCCGGACCGACTTGACGCCGGAAAACTCTGCACAAGTTGTCAGTATTATCACGCAGGAGAAAATTGAACAGCAATTAGCCCTGACCAGTGATAGCTCGCAGGTCTTATCAAACTTGTTGCCAGCATATTCCCCTAATACTCAAAAACTCAACAATAGCAGTCAGACATTCAGGGGACGGTCCGTTCTGTATATGATTGATGGTGTGCCTCAGTCGAACCCGTTGAGAGAGGGGAGTCGTTCAGCACACACGATTGATTTATCGATGGTAGAAAGAATCGAAGTCATCCATGGTGCCACTGCGATTCACGGACTTGGAGCCACAGGCGCTATTATTAACTTCATTACCAAATCAAATAATACCAGTGAGCCACTGAAGCAACATTTTGGTTTGCAATTAACAACCCCGACGAACGATGCAGACACCGATTCACTTGCCTACCGGGCAACTTACAATGCCAAAGGTTCCAAAGATAATTGGGACTATCTGGTCGGTGTGACTGGGGATGTTCAGGGCATTTTCGAAGATGCGAATGGCAATGATGTCGGCTCGGCGACGGTTCGCGGTGATCTGATGGACTCTCGTAGTTATGACGGGTTTGTGAAATTAGGATATTGGTTTAGTGATAGTGAAAACCTGCAATTTGCTGTGAACCAATATCAAGTTAAAGGGCAAATGAATTATACCGGCGTGCCGGGAGATCGGGATAACGGCATTGCGACATCCTCTGTGAAAGGTCGCCCGGTTGGGAAAGCTGCGTTAAATGATGTTCAAACCTACAGTCTGGTTTATACCGATACCGATTTTTCGGGTATGTCACTCAAGGCGCAAACATTTTATCAGCGTTTTGTCGGGCGCTATGGTGCAACAACGTCTTCCAGCTTCCAAGACCCGAGCACTCCAGAAAAAATCTACGATCAGTCGCAAAATGAGTCAGATAAAATTGGGGCTAAATTCAGTTTATCGAAGCAAGGGTTGTTGAACCAAACACTGAATATTACGGGTGGTCTCGACCTTTTGAAAGACACCACGAGCCAGAATCTCATTTTGACCGGACGAACCTATGTGCCGGAAACCACGTACTATAATTACGCACCATTCTTACAACTGGAATACCAACCAATCGAGCGCTTAGTGCTGCAAGCCGGTGTGCGATACGAGAATGCAAAGCTTGATATACCAACCTATCAGACGGTTGCAGCCCGAAACGGCGTGACGGTTGATGGGGGCTCGCCGAGCTTTGATAAAACAGTATATAACGCGGGAGCGGTGTTTAAGCTGACACCAAGTGTGAGTGCCTTTGCCAACTACTCTCAAGGCTTTGGTATGCCAGATGTCGGGAGAGTACTTCGTGGTGTGAAAAAAACCGGACAAGACGTCGATGATTTGATCGACCTCTCACCGATCATCACAGATAACTACGAAGGTGGTTTTCGTATCAATAAAGATAGCCTTGATTTTGAAATCAGTTACTACGAATCCATATCAAAGCTAGGAAGCCGTATTGTTAACAATGGCGGTTTATATACGATCAAGCGGGAAAGAAAAGAAATAAAAGGTGCTGAAGCATCAGTGGGTTATCAGTTCAATCAGCAACATCGATTCGTGACGGGTTATTCTTATATTGAGGGTAAATCAGATACTGATGGTGATAACCAAGTTGATACGAAACTGACGGGTGCAGATATCCCACCAAACCGTTTACGTATTGCCTGGACGGCACAGTGGACACCGGATCTCTTCACAATGCTGCAAGCAAATCATAATTTTGACCGGACATTCGATGACGAGGCGCTTAATTTCAATGGCTATACATTAGTTGATGCTTCCATGGAATACACGCTGCCGGTCGGAAAACTGAGAGTCTCTGTTGCGAACTTACTCAATGAAGATTATTTCACTTATTATTCGCAAAGTGCTTATCAAGATGATGATTTTTACTTCAAGGGAAGAGGGCGCACACTCACGATTGGATATGGACTAAACTTCTAG
- a CDS encoding HEPN domain-containing protein, translating to MKTTLDHLPEYKQRELATISTILRDTLDDYLQGKTGSKSEFRILKIILFGSHAKGNWVKDPVNGYISDYDILVIVNKAAMVDDDVVWQRAKELIDRKVTSAPLGLIVHDLNEVNNRLQQGHYFFKDIREEGIELFAATPKPLAEPGDLTEAEKREIARKHYGQWSYSAQRFFRYYEVAVSDDDWIHAAFMLHQATEKAYACTLLTCTNYLPKSHNIEKLSKLCAQIDAEFTTIFPLDNKFHRRSFRRLQRAYIEARYSEHYEITEEELHYLATEVQRLQALTVRVCRERIGEV from the coding sequence ATGAAAACAACCCTCGACCATCTGCCCGAATATAAACAGCGTGAGCTGGCGACAATCTCAACCATTCTGCGTGACACGTTAGACGATTATCTGCAAGGCAAAACGGGCAGTAAAAGTGAGTTTCGTATTCTGAAAATCATCCTATTTGGCAGCCATGCCAAGGGGAATTGGGTCAAGGATCCGGTCAATGGTTATATCAGTGATTACGATATTCTGGTGATTGTGAATAAAGCGGCAATGGTGGATGACGATGTGGTCTGGCAACGCGCCAAAGAACTGATTGACCGTAAAGTCACCTCTGCTCCGCTGGGGCTAATCGTTCATGATTTGAATGAAGTGAATAATCGACTGCAACAGGGCCATTATTTCTTTAAAGATATTCGCGAAGAAGGGATTGAGCTGTTTGCCGCCACCCCGAAACCGTTGGCAGAGCCGGGGGATTTAACTGAGGCAGAAAAACGGGAAATCGCCCGTAAGCATTATGGACAGTGGTCTTATTCAGCGCAGCGTTTTTTTCGTTATTATGAAGTTGCTGTTTCTGATGACGATTGGATTCATGCAGCCTTTATGCTTCATCAAGCCACAGAAAAAGCTTATGCCTGCACTTTGCTTACTTGTACCAACTACTTACCCAAATCCCACAATATTGAAAAGCTAAGTAAGCTGTGCGCCCAAATCGATGCTGAATTTACAACAATTTTCCCGCTCGACAACAAGTTTCATCGGCGCAGTTTCCGCCGCCTGCAACGGGCTTATATCGAAGCTCGCTATTCTGAACATTACGAAATCACTGAAGAAGAGCTTCATTATCTGGCAACCGAAGTACAGCGTTTGCAGGCATTAACGGTGCGGGTTTGTCGGGAGAGAATAGGAGAGGTTTGA
- a CDS encoding FecCD family ABC transporter permease, translated as MKLIQSNYRDRFGIVCLSLLLILIAFTSSMLVGQYPIPFTNAWDALWSTDPNSIDHVILTTTRLSRSLIACSVGAGLAVAGVLMQSLTRNPLASPAVFGVNSGAVFLIVLFTEFLGVGSLDNYIWIAFAGSALGGGLVYGLGCMGRDGLSPVRVVIAGAAISALFMAFTQGILIIGQEGLDSVLFWVAGSVSGHELSTVSPFLPYIYLGIFAAILLSPHINVLLSGDDIATGLGQSIFLLKIVLSLLIVSLAGLCVSIAGNIGFIGLIVPHMVRAVVGNNHQWLLPLSAIWGAILLLLADVLGRIILAPQVIPIGVMTALLGAPFFIFLSRKGHRYG; from the coding sequence ATGAAATTGATTCAATCGAATTATCGTGACCGCTTCGGGATCGTCTGTTTATCGCTGCTCCTCATTTTGATTGCTTTTACAAGCAGTATGCTGGTTGGACAGTACCCGATTCCATTCACCAATGCATGGGACGCACTTTGGTCAACTGACCCCAACTCGATTGATCATGTCATTCTCACAACAACACGCTTATCTCGCAGCTTGATTGCTTGTTCTGTTGGGGCCGGTCTTGCTGTCGCTGGCGTTCTGATGCAGTCACTGACCCGTAATCCATTGGCTTCTCCGGCGGTTTTCGGTGTTAACAGCGGTGCGGTTTTCTTGATTGTTTTGTTTACAGAATTTTTGGGTGTCGGCTCACTTGATAACTATATCTGGATCGCTTTTGCAGGTTCTGCATTAGGCGGAGGGCTGGTGTATGGATTAGGCTGTATGGGGCGTGATGGTCTATCTCCCGTGAGAGTGGTCATTGCCGGTGCCGCAATTTCAGCGCTATTTATGGCCTTTACTCAGGGCATCCTCATCATCGGGCAGGAGGGATTAGACAGTGTCCTATTTTGGGTTGCGGGTTCTGTCTCCGGGCATGAATTATCCACCGTATCCCCCTTTTTACCTTATATATATCTAGGGATATTTGCTGCCATCTTACTTTCCCCACATATCAATGTGTTGCTATCCGGAGACGATATCGCAACGGGGCTGGGGCAAAGTATCTTCTTGCTTAAAATCGTCCTGAGTCTGTTGATCGTCAGTCTCGCAGGTCTTTGTGTCTCCATCGCCGGAAACATTGGCTTTATTGGCTTAATCGTCCCACATATGGTAAGAGCGGTCGTCGGTAACAATCATCAATGGTTACTGCCTCTTAGTGCGATTTGGGGCGCGATATTGTTACTGCTGGCGGACGTTTTGGGGCGGATCATTCTGGCACCACAAGTAATACCGATTGGTGTGATGACCGCATTACTGGGCGCCCCTTTCTTCATTTTCCTCTCCCGGAAAGGACATCGATATGGATAA
- a CDS encoding TetR/AcrR family transcriptional regulator, which yields MNKRLEKMAETKAKLITAARAAFAEKGFTAASMDDLTSSVGLTRGALYHNFGDKVGLLAAVVEQIDSEMAIKAHAEGEKHKDAWEGLLAEGAAYVEMAIVPEVQRIVLRDGPAFLGDPSQWPSQSGCLQSTIKTLETLFASGVLKEVDIEAAARLLNGATLNAALWVAASDTPDEVLPKAIDAFRALSTGLLKQS from the coding sequence ATGAATAAACGCTTAGAAAAAATGGCAGAGACGAAAGCGAAATTGATCACGGCAGCCAGAGCGGCATTTGCAGAGAAAGGATTCACCGCAGCATCAATGGATGATTTGACATCAAGCGTGGGTTTGACGCGGGGGGCCCTTTATCACAACTTTGGCGACAAAGTGGGATTGCTAGCCGCTGTTGTAGAGCAAATAGACTCTGAAATGGCAATCAAAGCACACGCTGAAGGAGAAAAGCACAAAGATGCATGGGAAGGTCTTTTAGCAGAAGGTGCTGCTTACGTAGAAATGGCGATAGTTCCAGAGGTCCAGAGAATCGTGCTGCGAGACGGCCCAGCGTTTTTAGGCGACCCATCTCAATGGCCAAGCCAAAGTGGTTGTCTTCAGTCTACTATCAAAACTCTAGAAACGTTATTTGCGAGTGGTGTTTTGAAGGAAGTTGATATAGAAGCCGCTGCGAGACTGCTCAATGGTGCAACTTTAAACGCGGCTCTGTGGGTCGCTGCCAGTGACACACCGGACGAAGTTCTGCCAAAGGCAATTGATGCGTTTAGAGCGTTATCAACTGGCTTACTAAAGCAATCTTAA
- a CDS encoding ABC transporter substrate-binding protein, whose protein sequence is MRIRSVVAFVNKIVSQIILNPVLLLPLCLFSSFFAYSGEVAPQSVAHAMGNTDIPQQPIRIVTLFQGATDSAIALGLRPIGVVDAWAEKPTYRYLRESLKGVVHVGLETQPNLEKIAALHPDLIIGSKSRHEKIYPQLSQIAPTIFTENVYNFKRTLALIAKATRHESEEAKLLGQWHSRVTQFRAKLQGNNTKWPITASIINVRADHLRLYLQDSFPGMVLKSIGFQFPKANNFAGWGMKLKSKESLPTINADVFFIIPQSDDPAVQQNYRSWSHHPLWKILNAPRNGEVYIVDRTSWLLSGGILGANLILDQLSSLYHLKSEEQSRYL, encoded by the coding sequence ATGCGCATTCGCAGTGTTGTTGCTTTCGTTAATAAAATCGTTAGTCAAATTATTTTAAACCCTGTGCTTCTCCTCCCCCTCTGCCTATTCTCCAGCTTTTTTGCTTATTCAGGAGAGGTTGCGCCTCAATCCGTCGCTCATGCGATGGGGAATACTGACATTCCTCAGCAACCGATTCGTATCGTCACTTTATTTCAAGGCGCGACAGATTCTGCCATTGCCTTGGGCCTTCGTCCGATAGGCGTCGTTGACGCCTGGGCCGAAAAGCCAACGTATCGGTATTTACGTGAGTCGTTAAAAGGCGTCGTACATGTGGGTCTGGAAACACAGCCTAATCTGGAAAAAATCGCAGCCCTTCATCCAGACTTGATTATCGGCTCGAAATCACGCCATGAGAAAATTTATCCTCAACTCTCACAAATCGCGCCAACCATCTTTACTGAAAATGTTTACAACTTTAAACGAACGCTGGCACTTATCGCCAAAGCAACAAGGCACGAATCAGAAGAAGCGAAGCTTTTAGGACAGTGGCACAGCCGTGTCACACAATTCAGAGCAAAGCTTCAGGGAAACAATACAAAATGGCCAATCACAGCATCGATCATCAATGTCAGAGCCGACCATTTACGTTTATATCTACAAGATAGCTTCCCGGGAATGGTATTGAAATCGATCGGATTTCAATTCCCAAAGGCAAATAATTTCGCGGGTTGGGGAATGAAACTCAAATCAAAAGAATCGTTGCCCACCATAAATGCAGATGTGTTTTTCATCATTCCCCAGTCTGACGATCCAGCCGTTCAACAGAATTACCGAAGCTGGAGTCACCACCCATTGTGGAAGATCCTTAATGCCCCGAGAAATGGTGAAGTGTACATCGTTGATAGAACGAGCTGGTTATTGTCTGGCGGTATTTTGGGCGCCAATCTGATACTCGACCAGCTATCCAGTCTTTATCATCTCAAATCAGAAGAGCAATCGCGTTATTTATGA